A single Atribacterota bacterium DNA region contains:
- the aroF gene encoding 3-deoxy-7-phosphoheptulonate synthase yields the protein MVIVLLSKCLYEEEKQAVAQSLRSSGVRAHFLQGGDGNTVLVSERNFSPEGLLPSDWILKVVEIGTPFQLANRAFRPEGTVVRVGEVTIGGDTVTVMAGPCAVESKDQLFRVAEVVKRFGAHVLRGGAFKPRTSPYSFQGLGEEGLLILAEARERFGLPVVTEATSPENAELVARYADIIQIGARNMQNFDLLKKVGMLGKPVLLKRGMSATIEDFLLAAEYILSLGNFQVILCERGVRGIEKLTRNTLDLTAIPIIKDLSHLPVIVDPSHGTGLREKVIPMARAAIACGADGVMVEVHTEPEKALSDGPQSLYPEQFRRLVLDLEVVSVLVGKELRKEATVSRVACGDESGSSPCTVAFLGEVGSFSSQVARRSFPDAAFLPCLSFREVFEKVHTQVATHGLVPIENTITGSIHNNFDLLLEFPQVFIVGERFIRVSQHLGLFPGTSKGDLRVLFAHPQGFAQCARFLETLQGVRVMNVGSTEEAARRSAEFGLGSGCISSEEAIRKYGLVLAEEEIEDNPRNFTRFIIISTCFEALPSHDKVSCVFALENLPGSLYRALEVFAQHQVNLLKLESRPHPGRPWEYLFYADWEGNLVAETYQTLLAELAQRTIFLRVLGSYHNSWKRES from the coding sequence ATGGTGATCGTTCTCCTATCAAAGTGTCTGTATGAGGAAGAAAAGCAGGCAGTTGCCCAGTCTCTTCGCTCTTCTGGGGTGAGGGCGCATTTTCTCCAGGGGGGGGATGGGAACACGGTTCTCGTAAGCGAACGGAATTTTTCTCCGGAGGGTTTGCTCCCCTCTGACTGGATTTTAAAAGTGGTGGAAATTGGGACTCCTTTTCAACTGGCCAACCGGGCTTTTCGACCCGAAGGAACGGTGGTTCGGGTTGGCGAGGTAACCATTGGTGGAGATACGGTAACGGTGATGGCGGGACCCTGTGCGGTGGAATCGAAAGACCAGCTCTTTCGGGTGGCGGAAGTGGTCAAACGTTTTGGGGCCCATGTTTTGCGAGGAGGGGCTTTTAAGCCTCGTACTTCCCCTTATAGTTTTCAGGGGTTGGGAGAGGAGGGTCTTTTGATTCTGGCTGAAGCTCGGGAGCGATTTGGTCTTCCAGTGGTGACTGAAGCCACCAGTCCTGAAAATGCTGAACTGGTAGCTCGGTACGCTGATATCATCCAGATTGGGGCCCGCAATATGCAGAATTTCGACCTTTTGAAGAAAGTGGGAATGTTGGGAAAACCAGTTTTGTTGAAAAGAGGAATGTCGGCAACCATTGAAGATTTTCTTCTGGCGGCTGAGTACATCCTGAGTCTGGGTAATTTCCAGGTGATTCTGTGTGAGCGGGGGGTGCGGGGAATCGAAAAATTAACCCGTAACACCTTAGACCTCACCGCCATTCCCATTATTAAGGACCTTTCGCACCTGCCGGTGATTGTGGATCCCAGTCATGGGACGGGTTTGCGGGAAAAGGTGATTCCCATGGCCCGGGCCGCCATTGCCTGTGGGGCCGATGGGGTAATGGTGGAAGTGCATACCGAACCGGAGAAAGCGCTTTCTGATGGTCCTCAGAGCCTTTATCCAGAACAGTTTCGCCGTTTGGTTTTAGATCTCGAAGTGGTGAGTGTGCTGGTAGGAAAGGAGCTACGGAAAGAAGCCACGGTGTCCCGGGTGGCATGTGGGGATGAATCTGGTTCTTCTCCGTGTACTGTCGCCTTTTTGGGAGAGGTGGGGTCCTTCAGTTCCCAGGTGGCTCGCCGCTCTTTTCCAGATGCTGCCTTTCTTCCCTGTCTCAGTTTCCGGGAAGTTTTTGAGAAAGTCCACACCCAGGTGGCGACTCATGGTCTTGTGCCCATAGAAAATACCATTACCGGAAGTATCCACAATAATTTTGATCTGTTGTTAGAGTTTCCCCAGGTCTTTATCGTGGGAGAACGTTTTATCCGGGTTTCCCAGCATCTGGGTCTTTTCCCGGGAACCTCAAAAGGGGATCTCCGGGTGCTTTTTGCCCATCCCCAGGGTTTTGCCCAGTGTGCTCGATTCTTGGAGACGCTCCAAGGAGTACGGGTGATGAATGTCGGAAGCACCGAGGAAGCAGCCCGAAGAAGCGCCGAATTTGGATTGGGTAGTGGATGTATATCCAGCGAAGAAGCCATTCGGAAGTATGGCCTGGTGCTGGCTGAAGAGGAGATTGAAGATAATCCGCGCAATTTTACCCGTTTTATCATTATTTCTACCTGTTTCGAGGCCCTGCCAAGCCACGATAAAGTCTCCTGTGTATTTGCCCTGGAGAATCTCCCTGGTAGCCTCTATCGAGCTCTGGAGGTTTTTGCCCAGCATCAGGTGAACCTGCTGAAATTGGAATCTCGTCCGCATCCTGGTCGGCCCTGGGAATACCTTTTCTACGCGGATTGGGAAGGAAATCTCGTGGCAGAAACGTATCAAACCCTTCTTGCTGAACTTGCCCAGCGAACCATTTTCCTGCGGGTTCTGGGAAGTTACCATAACTCTTGGAAACGTGAGTCGTAA
- a CDS encoding flavodoxin family protein: MTMVVAIMGSPRRGGNSEILLRAFLSGISPNMTLTTLVPSEMDLGFCRGCRFCERMYTCVVQDEMEKIYQILLEADKVVLSAPVFFYGFPAHLKALIDRTQPLWARRYLLKETMKPKEGFLLAVGATRGERLFEGVILTTKYFFDAFGCQYQGGLFFRGFDAKGAIAACTPCLQEVEEAGKSFLGG, from the coding sequence ATGACCATGGTCGTCGCCATTATGGGAAGTCCTCGCCGGGGTGGGAATAGCGAAATTCTTTTGCGTGCTTTTCTTTCGGGGATTTCACCGAATATGACCCTCACTACCCTGGTCCCGAGCGAGATGGATCTTGGCTTTTGTCGGGGATGCCGTTTCTGCGAACGGATGTACACCTGCGTGGTGCAGGATGAGATGGAGAAAATCTACCAGATCCTTCTTGAAGCAGACAAGGTGGTTTTGAGTGCTCCGGTTTTCTTTTACGGATTTCCGGCACACCTCAAAGCCCTCATCGACCGGACTCAACCTCTGTGGGCCAGACGGTATCTGCTCAAAGAAACCATGAAACCCAAGGAGGGTTTTCTTCTGGCGGTGGGGGCCACCAGGGGAGAACGGCTCTTTGAGGGGGTGATTCTGACCACCAAGTACTTTTTTGATGCTTTCGGGTGTCAGTACCAGGGGGGGCTTTTCTTTCGGGGGTTTGACGCCAAGGGTGCGATTGCAGCCTGCACACCGTGTCTTCAGGAGGTCGAAGAAGCGGGAAAATCGTTCCTTGGCGGGTAG